The following proteins come from a genomic window of Pseudochaenichthys georgianus chromosome 17, fPseGeo1.2, whole genome shotgun sequence:
- the LOC117462994 gene encoding fibronectin-like, whose amino-acid sequence MHTGCSGPASTPAWLVTEPCVPMNLSVHYNVSTAQVMWAAARGASSYSVQAVADLGSGVTCNTTNTTCSMNGLQCGQIYNVTVMARNTVCDSMISETSRLMTEPCPPTIVQVSMACEQLTATVSWQQSDLAVGYVAFFDNQGGHLDSCYGADTSTQCVVSGLMCGTEYNVWVKALGQQYNSSDSTAVSFTTEPCQTSSITAFMDCEANSATISWQPSVGVVSCVTELTASSGHTTSCTTNNTNCQLSSLQCGEEYNVTVKALGNTCNQIAHMAGHLTTEPCVPMNLSVHHNVGTAQVMWAAAQGATSYSVQAVADLGSGVTCNTTNTTCSIDGLQCGQIYNVTVMAQNLACNSTSEPYHHMTEPCPPTIVQVSMACEQLTATVSWQQSDFAVGYVAFFDDQGGYSASCYGDHTSTQCVVSGLMCGTEYNVWVKALGQQYNSSDSTVVSLTSAPCLPREVEIEVDCIHDGAAVVSWNATYGAANLSLTAIVSGSILSLCETQQNSCNVTGLSCGETYNLSFTASNEQCSLSAPMHANLTTRPCPPQRVDVSLQCGSHTAVLSWEERSDAELYVANAIKTSGGPVQTCNSTGSTCQFASLDCGETYNFTVTADSQGCRSQASSTVSNQTEPCQPVIVSAQMLCQNEQVQISWYQASGVVNYLVTTTGSLGYVKIHNATQSIPAATLPCGQDYNVTVQAQGSDCDSIPSSPAFFKTAPCPPSDVTTYAQCEFNMGSVSWGSSDGAETYVAVATGLDGHAHQCLTNSTDCSWNDLQCGEEYTVVVRAKNGNCTSLPSNSSIIYMDPCVPQNLAATMNCDMKVVSLSWDASNGTNVYMVSCEAGNKTTVLTTNVTTAHFSGFSCGINYSLTVTPQNQHCPGNSSASASIQTWPCPPAGVSTRQDCLSGIVMVMWQATNGSDYYTATMQTDTGISPMCMSDSNECSVPGLTCGQNFSVSVTASNQQCNITSSHTTSLQSVPCVPTNVSVVMDCDNNTAVVSWTASQGAVPVQYSLMAHSSHNNVSCQTSSLNCSLDNITCGNSYSVQVVAMDDNCSSIPSQVLVFNSAPCPPQSVSAEVDCLSNDLMISWDAVREANHFLTSVTADNGVTIGGCNTTNTACSMRNMTCGKTFSVHVTSIRGACGSQQSQAYSIMAAPCQPEGISGRLDCVTNSAWISWDAAPGADSYTVLAVGEDNYIGNCTSSSNTTCEVEGLACGSLYNFSVIAKNSKCESQPSTTIDLQTAPCTLSGITAVAQCHNSSILVLWDAEGNTVYTATAEASDHTYLSCNNTGTSCYLHGAQCGLHYTIIVAASSDQCSSLRSPPYRISMEPCPPSNVLVVGSTCADDSALVSWSPSLVAETYHVVAMGANGHVTCNTTSSNCSISELHCGQQYDISVTASHENCTSKASQNATLNTGPCQPDGLSVISHCNNQSALLSWTPGDNAVDYYGCAQAENGDMLYCESINPSCTIQGLDCGTLYNFTVQASDGICNSSVSDPVQSGAAPCPPDSFDVGLFTMQNETQMLYFNWTQITCRDTEYLLELNGSLLGDSQALFEISSYWTSMTYFEIPLPCGSSYWATVKSRSPGGTSQPSVPRSGTTAPCPPIAVEYSGNNTFATVSWNTSVFATSYTVYDNSVTPRSQLCSTAGLSCSLHSITSTDLVITASNTAGDSKETSVPIAGSSGRRRRDLSGHSLENGLPAPVLNVKQALPTVVFLEWSPVEAASQYSLLIRKQDSSRESEEITVQGESIILTDLIPNSAYCFSVSAEYTATSGPESEPVCVQTAQDLSQ is encoded by the exons ATGCACACAGGCTGCTCTGGCCCTGCCAGCACCCCCGCCTGGCTGGTTACAG AGCCCTGTGTCCCCATGAATCTCTCCGTCCACTACAATGTGAGCACGGCCCAGGTGATGTGGGCGGCAGCACGAGGTGCCAGCTCATACTCCGTCCAGGCTGTGGCTGACCTGGGCTCGGGGGTCACCTGTAACACCACCAACACCACCTGCTCCATGAACGGCCTGCAGTGTGGTCAGATCTACAACGTCACTGTGATGGCACGAAACACCGTCTGTGACAGTATGATCTCTGAAACTAGTCGCCTCATGACAG AACCCTGCCCACCCACCATCGTTCAAGTCAGTATGGCGTGTGAACAACTCACTGCGACTGTTTCCTGGCAGCAGAGTGACCTCGCTGTGGGTTATGTCGCCTTCTTTGACAACCAAGGTGGCCACTTAGATTCCTGTTATGGCGCAGACACAAGTACCCAATGTGTTGTCTCAGGGCTGATGTGTGGCACAGAGTACAACGTCTGGGTCAAGGCACTGGGTCAGCAGTACAACAGCTCTGACAGCACAGCGGTCTCATTTACAACAG AACCTTGCCAGACGAGCAGCATCACAGCCTTTATGGACTGTGAGGCCAACTCTGCTACAATATCCTGGCAGCCCAGCGTTGGAGTTGTGTCCTGTGTTACTGAGCTGACGGCTTCATCAGGTCACACCACCAGCTGCACCACCAACAACACCAACTGTCAGCTGAGCTCCCTGCAGTGTGGAGAGGAGTACAATGTCACTGTGAAGGCTCTGGGAAATACTTGCAACCAAATTGCTCACATGGCAGGACACCTCACCACAG AGCCCTGTGTCCCCATGAATCTCTCCGTCCACCACAATGTGGGCACGGCCCAGGTGATGTGGGCTGCAGCACAAGGTGCCACCTCATACTCTGTCCAGGCTGTGGCTGACCTGGGCTCGGGGGTCACCTGTAACACCACCAACACCACCTGCTCCATCGATGGTCTGCAGTGTGGTCAGATCTACAACGTCACTGTGATGGCACAAAACCTGGCCTGCAACAGCACTTCTGAACCCTACCACCACATGACAG AACCCTGCCCACCCACCATCGTTCAAGTCAGTATGGCGTGTGAACAACTCACTGCGACTGTTTCCTGGCAGCAGAGTGACTTCGCTGTGGGTTATGTCGCCTTCTTTGACGACCAAGGTGGCTACTCCGCTTCCTGTTATGGCGATCACACAAGTACCCAATGTGTTGTCTCAGGGCTGATGTGTGGCACAGAGTACAACGTCTGGGTCAAGGCACTGGGTCAGCAGTACAACAGCTCTGACAGCACAGTAGTCTCGCTTACATCAG CTCCATGTCTGCCCAGAGAGGTAGAGATAGAGGTGGACTGTATTCATGATGGCGCTGCCGTTGTGTCCTGGAATGCTACTTATGGCGCAGCAAACCTTTCCCTGACAGCCATCGTCAGTGGAAGTATTCTGTCACTGTGTGAAACTCAGCAGAACAGCTGTAACGTGACGGGTTTAAGTTGTGGAGAAACCTACAACCTCAGCTTCACCGCCAGCAACGAGCAGTGCAGCCTCAGTGCGCCGATGCACGCTAACCTCACAACGC GTCCTTGTCCTCCTCAGCGTGTAGATGTTTCCCTGCAGTGTGGCTCCCACACCGCAGTCCTGTCCTGGGAGGAGAGGTCTGATGCTGAGCTGTACGTAGCTAACGCCATCAAGACATCAGGAGGGCCGGTGCAGACGTGTAACTCTACAGGCTCTACGTGTCAATTTGCCAGTCTGGACTGTGGAGAGACGTACAACTTTACCGTAACAGCAGACAGTCAAGGCTGCAGGAGCCAAGCCAGCAGCACCGTGTCCAACCAAACAG AGCCTTGCCAGCCTGTGATCGTTTCTGCTCAGATGCTCTGTCAGAATGAGCAGGTCCAGATCTCCTGGTACCAAGCAAGTGGTGTCGTGAATTACTTAGTAACGACTACTGGGAGCCTTGGATACGTGAAGATCCACAACGCAACCCAGAGTATTCCAGCAGCTACTTTACCATGCGGACAGGACTACAATGTGACTGTACAAGCACAAGGCAGTGACTGTGACAGCATCCCCAGCAGCCCCGCCTTCTTCAAAACTG caCCATGCCCCCCCAGCGATGTGACGACCTATGCACAGTGTGAGTTTAACATGGGCTCAGTCAGCTGGGGGTCCAGTGATGGCGCTGAAACATATGTTGCTGTAGCAACTGGGCTTGATGGCCACGCCCACCAGTGTCTCACCAACAGCACCGACTGCAGCTGGAACGACCTGCAGTGTGGAGAGGAGTACACTGTTGTAGTGAGGGCAAAGAATGGCAACTGCACAAGCCTGCCTAGCAACAGCTCCATCATCTATATGG ATCCCTGTGTGCCCCAGAACTTGGCTGCCACTATGAATTGTGATATGAAAGTGGTCTCACTGAGCTGGGATGCCAGTAACGGGACAAATGTGTATATGGTATCATGCGAGGCAGGAAACAAAACAACTGTTCTCACCACTAATGTCACCACGGCCCACTTCTCTGGCTTTAGCTGCGGAATAAACTACAGCCTCACAGTCACACCTCAAAACCAGCACTGTCCTGGAAACTCCAGTGCATCGGCTTCCATACAGACAT GGCCGTGTCCACCTGCAGGAGTCTCCACCAGGCAGGACTGTCTCTCTGGCATCGTCATGGTAATGTGGCAGGCAACTAATGGGTCCGACTACTACACAGCAACAATGCAGACTGACACTGGCATCTCCCCCATGTGCATGTCCGACTCTAATGAATGCAGCGTCCCGGGACTCACCTGCGGGCAAAACTTCTCCGTGTCAGTCACAGCCTCCAACCAGCAGTGTAACATCACCTCCAGTCACACCACCAGTCTGCAGTCAG TGCCATGTGTTCCCACTAATGTCTCCGTGGTGATGGACTGTGATAACAACACCGCTGTTGTGTCCTGGACCGCCAGTCAGGGGGCTGTACCTGTACAGTACTCATTGATGGCCCACAGTAGTCATAACAATGTCAGCTGTCAAACCTCTAGCCTCAACTGTAGCCTTGACAACATCACCTGTGGCAACAGCTACTCTGTtcaggtggttgctatggatgaCAACTGCTCCAGTATCCCCAGCCAGGTTCTGGTATTCAACTCAG CGCCCTGCCCGCCTCAGAGCGTGAGTGCTGAGGTCGACTGTTTGTCAAACGACCTGATGATTTCTTGGGATGCCGTCAGAGAAGCAAACCACTTTTTGACATCAGTAACTGCAGACAATGGAGTAACCATTGGTGGCTGTAACACCACAAACACTGCATGTTCCATgagaaatatgacatgtgggaaAACATTCAGTGTTCATGTCACCTCCATCAGAGGCGCCTGTGGAAGCCAGCAGAGTCAGGCCTACAGTATCATGGCAG CTCCCTGCCAGCCTGAGGGAATTAGTGGCAGGCTCGATTGTGTGACAAATTCTGCCTGGATATCATGGGACGCTGCTCCAGGGGCAGACAGCTATACTGTGTTAGCTGTAGGTGAAGACAACTATATAGGCAACTGCACCTCTTCCTCCAACACAACCTGTGAGGTGGAAGGCCTGGCCTGTGGTTCACTATATAACTTCAGTGTTATTGCTAAAAACAGCAAATGTGAGAGTCAGCCAAGCACCACGATCGACCTGCAGACAG CTCCCTGCACCCTCTCTGGTATCACAGCGGTTGCTCAGTGCCACAATTCCTCAATCCTCGTGTTGTGGGATGCAGAGGGAAACACTGTGTACACTGCCACAGCAGAAGCCAGTGATCACACCTACCTCTCCTGCAATAACACTGGCACTAGCTGCTACCTCCATGGAGCACAGTGTGGCCTCCATTACACCATCATTGTTGCCGCTTCATCAGACCAGTGCAGCAGTCTGAGGAGTCCACCATACAGAATAAGCATGG AGCCGTGTCCACCCAGTAACGTGTTGGTGGTTGGGTCAACCTGTGCGGACGACAGTGCACTGGTGTCCTGGAGCCCCTCTCTTGTAGCTGAAACATATCATGTGGTCGCAATGGGCGCAAATGGACATGTAACATGCAACACCACCTCCAGTAACTGCAGCATATCGGAGCTCCACTGTGGCCAGCAGTATGACATATCTGTGACTGCCAGCCACGAGAACTGCACCAGCAAAGCCAGTCAAAACGCTACACTTAACACAG GTCCCTGCCAGCCAGATGGTCTCTCAGTTATTTCACACTGTAATAATCAGTCCGCATTGTTGTCATGGACTCCCGGAGATAACGCTGTGGACTACTATGGCTGTGCCCAGGCCGAAAATGGAGACATGCTGTACTGTGAAAGCATAAATCCCAGCTGCACCATCCAGGGCCTTGATTGTGGAACACTTTACAATTTCACTGTTCAGGCCTCAGATGGGATATGCAACAGCTCCGTCAGTGACCCAGTGCAGAGTGGAGCAG CCCCTTGTCCCCCAGACAGTTTTGATGTGGGGCTCTTTACGATGCAGAATGAAACCCAGATGTTGTACTTCAACTGGACTCAGATCACCTGTAGAGACACTGAGTATTTGCTGGAGTTAAACGGAAGTCTGCTGGGAGATAGCCAGgctctgtttgagatctcttcCTATTGGACAAGCATGACGTACTTTGAGATTCCTCTCCCCTGCGGTTCATCCTACTGGGCTACAGTGAAGAGCAGGAGCCCTGGTGGTACCAGCCAGCCCTCTGTGCCGCGTAGTGGTACAACAG CTCCATGTCCACCAATAGCAGTGGAGTACAGTGGTAACAACACCTTTGCCACAGTTTCATGGAACACGTCAGTGTTTGCCACCTCATACACCGTGTACGACAACAGTGTGACGCCCAGATCTCAGCTGTGCAGCACTGCAGGACTGTCCTGTTCTCTGCACAGCATCACATCCACTGACCTGGTGATAACAGCCAGCAACACAGCTGGGGACAGTAAAGAGACAAGTGTGCCAATCG CAGGTTCCTCAGGTCGCAGAAGAAGAGATCTAAGTGGACACTCCCTAGAAAATG GCCTCCCAGCTCCAGTACTAAATGTCAAACAAGCACTGCCTACAGTTGTTTTCCTGGAGTGGTCTCCAGTTGAAGCTGCCTCCCAGTACAGCCTGCTCATCAGGAAGCAGGACAGCTCCAGAGAGTCAGAGGAGATAACGGTGCAGGGCGAGAGCATCATTCTCACTGATCTGATTCCAAACTCGGCCTACTGTTTCTCCGTGTCGGCCGAGTACACTGCAACTAGTGGACCTGAGTCggagcctgtgtgtgtgcaaacAGCACAGGATCTGTCCCAATAG